From Helicobacter sp. MIT 21-1697, a single genomic window includes:
- a CDS encoding ABC transporter ATP-binding protein → MPKLKEQHNMPNSLTMLRSLTTRRDKIILAFLFLATIGLSLIETMGISIIMPFITFASNPQMIFSYWISAEIYEKLQMPDTLHFMYAFSGLLLGFYVFRAIYNTLYSYALSRFAFGKFHFFAYRLFCKSVELSYLDFTNKKLDEIRQSIVNEANNTSLYLMNLLQLASEFFTIMLMYALLLVVSWKMTLVLTLLLGVQVAFILKFLSNKIKDNGKINIEVNTKVSEIITKTFGNFKFIKLKGNQKEIYDAFESISRERTKAEITTHTLMPLPRIILETIGFSVLIACVAYILFKYQDASAVIPIISMYALALYRILPALSRILNNLNYMNYYTSALKKVYENLIYHTEYEDNEPCDFQHSIVLKNIDFAYVDNKPILQNFSLSIKKGEKVAFIGESGAGKSTLVDIIIGIYKPQKGQLLVDNVPINNHNLRSWRKKIGYIPQQIYLFDGSVAENIAFGSKLDEQKIREVCKKAQILDFLESHQGIHTRVGEGGILLSGGQKQRIGIARAIYDDPEILVLDEATSALDNQTESDIMEQIYDIAGNKTLLVIAHRLSTIEHCSRKIEILGSNGGGVIINETLS, encoded by the coding sequence GTGCCAAAACTTAAAGAGCAACATAATATGCCAAATAGCCTCACAATGTTACGTTCTCTTACTACGAGACGCGATAAAATCATTTTGGCATTTTTGTTTCTTGCTACGATTGGACTTTCGCTTATTGAAACAATGGGTATTAGCATTATTATGCCCTTTATTACTTTTGCCAGCAATCCTCAAATGATTTTTTCATATTGGATTTCAGCAGAAATTTACGAAAAACTCCAAATGCCCGATACACTGCATTTTATGTATGCTTTTAGTGGGCTATTGCTTGGATTCTATGTGTTTCGCGCAATATATAATACACTTTATAGTTATGCACTCTCGCGTTTTGCTTTTGGGAAATTTCATTTTTTCGCTTATCGGCTTTTTTGTAAGAGTGTAGAATTAAGCTATCTTGATTTTACAAATAAAAAACTAGATGAAATTCGCCAAAGTATTGTCAATGAGGCAAATAATACATCACTTTATTTGATGAATTTATTACAACTTGCCTCTGAATTTTTTACCATTATGCTTATGTATGCACTGCTTCTTGTTGTGAGCTGGAAAATGACTTTAGTGCTTACTCTTTTACTAGGTGTGCAAGTGGCTTTTATACTCAAATTCCTCTCAAATAAAATTAAAGATAATGGAAAAATCAATATAGAAGTGAATACCAAAGTCAGCGAAATCATCACTAAAACCTTTGGAAACTTCAAATTTATCAAACTCAAAGGCAACCAAAAAGAAATTTATGATGCGTTTGAATCTATCTCTCGTGAGCGCACAAAAGCCGAAATTACCACGCATACACTTATGCCTTTGCCACGCATAATCCTAGAAACTATTGGCTTTAGTGTGCTTATTGCCTGTGTAGCATACATTCTCTTTAAATACCAAGATGCGAGTGCAGTGATTCCTATCATTTCTATGTATGCCCTTGCTCTTTATAGAATCCTCCCTGCTCTCTCGCGTATTCTCAATAATCTCAACTATATGAATTATTATACATCTGCACTCAAAAAAGTATATGAAAACCTCATCTATCATACAGAATACGAAGATAATGAACCCTGTGATTTTCAACATTCCATCGTGCTTAAAAACATAGATTTTGCTTATGTAGATAATAAACCCATTTTGCAAAATTTCTCTCTTAGCATAAAAAAAGGTGAAAAAGTCGCCTTTATAGGAGAGAGTGGAGCGGGGAAAAGCACTTTGGTAGATATTATCATTGGTATTTATAAGCCTCAAAAGGGACAATTACTTGTAGATAATGTGCCCATTAATAATCACAATCTTCGCTCTTGGCGGAAAAAAATTGGCTATATCCCGCAACAAATCTATCTTTTTGATGGAAGTGTCGCAGAAAATATTGCTTTTGGCTCAAAACTTGATGAGCAAAAAATAAGAGAAGTATGCAAAAAAGCTCAAATTCTTGACTTTTTAGAATCTCATCAAGGCATTCATACACGCGTGGGCGAAGGAGGCATTTTGCTAAGTGGCGGACAAAAGCAAAGGATAGGTATTGCTAGAGCAATTTATGATGATCCAGAGATTCTTGTGCTTGATGAAGCCACCTCTGCACTTGATAATCAAACAGAATCCGATATTATGGAACAAATCTACGATATTGCAGGCAATAAAACACTTCTTGTTATTGCTCACCGCTTAAGCACAATTGAACATTGTTCGCGCAAAATTGAGATTCTAGGAAGTAACGGGGGGGGGGTGATAATAAATGAAACACTATCTTGA